Proteins from a genomic interval of Crassostrea angulata isolate pt1a10 chromosome 7, ASM2561291v2, whole genome shotgun sequence:
- the LOC128155756 gene encoding follistatin-related protein 1-like isoform X1, translating into MSIHNFKRLLLAIVLLFQTTCCLSEKTTTMTDEDLCFLKLCKAGRQCVVINKVATCQCVSSCPDHMHLVCGSDGHTYHNPCQLHRTACIEQRHIKVSEKGPCIVSNKEMEIKRLKNSTWKPLKCKEDARVYIRKIFLMELMLKNGRDDVVSKRAKTYFKSVDSNMDIFVTSDEIYHFLRQKHDEKSTDISKSFRQKIACIDAMIDQVDKNKDYKLDQTEFTDLLKPELVPFSKGCLLSGIHYSDGESMLRECNTCVCRDGKMECSAHDCSKITEGKDNSLPSNYQKNILKMIKELLAKTTKQ; encoded by the exons ATGTCAATACACAATTTTAAG agaCTGCTACTGGCAATAGTTTTACTATTTCAAACAACATGCTGCTTAAGCGAG aaaactaCGACCATGACGGACG AGGATCTTTGCTTCCTGAAGCTTTGCAAAGCCGGACGCCAGTGTGTTGTAATAAACAAGGTGGCTACCTGTCAGTGTGTTAGTAGTTGCCCTGACCACATGCACCTGGTCTGTGGAAGTGACGGACACACTTATCACAACCCCTGCCAGCTCCACCGAACTGCTTGTATTGAACAGCGGCATATCAAAGTCTCCGAAAAGGGGCCTTGTATAG TTAGTAACAAGGAAATGGAAATCAAAAGGCTGAAGAATAGCACTTGGAAACCCCTGAAGTGTAAAGAAGACGCCAGAGTGTACATCAGAAAAATTTTCCTAATGGAACTCATGCTTAAAAATGGAAGAG ATGACGTGGTTTCCAAACGAGCAAAAACGTACTTTAAATCGGTTGATAGCAATATGGATATATTTGTTACTTCCGATGAAATATACCACTTTCTCAGGCAAAAGCATGATGAAAAGTCAACTGACATATCAAAGAGTTTTAGGCAAAA gATAGCTTGTATCGATGCCATGATAGATCAGGTGGATAAAAACAAGGACTACAAACTAGACCAAACTGAATTTACTGATCTCTTAAAGCCAGAACTTGTGCCGTTTTCAAAAG GTTGCCTTTTATCTGGTATCCATTATTCTGATGGCGAGTCCATGCTAAGGGAATGTAACACTTG TGTTTGTAGAGATGGCAAAATGGAATGTTCAGCCCACGATTGCTCAAAGATAACTGAAG GGAAAGACAACTCTTTGCCGTCAAATTACCAGAAGAATATCttgaaaatgattaaagaaCTGCTAGCCAAGACAACAAAACAATAG
- the LOC128155756 gene encoding follistatin-related protein 1-like isoform X2 has translation MRLLLAIVLLFQTTCCLSEKTTTMTDEDLCFLKLCKAGRQCVVINKVATCQCVSSCPDHMHLVCGSDGHTYHNPCQLHRTACIEQRHIKVSEKGPCIVSNKEMEIKRLKNSTWKPLKCKEDARVYIRKIFLMELMLKNGRDDVVSKRAKTYFKSVDSNMDIFVTSDEIYHFLRQKHDEKSTDISKSFRQKIACIDAMIDQVDKNKDYKLDQTEFTDLLKPELVPFSKGCLLSGIHYSDGESMLRECNTCVCRDGKMECSAHDCSKITEGKDNSLPSNYQKNILKMIKELLAKTTKQ, from the exons ATG agaCTGCTACTGGCAATAGTTTTACTATTTCAAACAACATGCTGCTTAAGCGAG aaaactaCGACCATGACGGACG AGGATCTTTGCTTCCTGAAGCTTTGCAAAGCCGGACGCCAGTGTGTTGTAATAAACAAGGTGGCTACCTGTCAGTGTGTTAGTAGTTGCCCTGACCACATGCACCTGGTCTGTGGAAGTGACGGACACACTTATCACAACCCCTGCCAGCTCCACCGAACTGCTTGTATTGAACAGCGGCATATCAAAGTCTCCGAAAAGGGGCCTTGTATAG TTAGTAACAAGGAAATGGAAATCAAAAGGCTGAAGAATAGCACTTGGAAACCCCTGAAGTGTAAAGAAGACGCCAGAGTGTACATCAGAAAAATTTTCCTAATGGAACTCATGCTTAAAAATGGAAGAG ATGACGTGGTTTCCAAACGAGCAAAAACGTACTTTAAATCGGTTGATAGCAATATGGATATATTTGTTACTTCCGATGAAATATACCACTTTCTCAGGCAAAAGCATGATGAAAAGTCAACTGACATATCAAAGAGTTTTAGGCAAAA gATAGCTTGTATCGATGCCATGATAGATCAGGTGGATAAAAACAAGGACTACAAACTAGACCAAACTGAATTTACTGATCTCTTAAAGCCAGAACTTGTGCCGTTTTCAAAAG GTTGCCTTTTATCTGGTATCCATTATTCTGATGGCGAGTCCATGCTAAGGGAATGTAACACTTG TGTTTGTAGAGATGGCAAAATGGAATGTTCAGCCCACGATTGCTCAAAGATAACTGAAG GGAAAGACAACTCTTTGCCGTCAAATTACCAGAAGAATATCttgaaaatgattaaagaaCTGCTAGCCAAGACAACAAAACAATAG